Part of the Methanothermobacter sp. MT-2 genome is shown below.
CTTTTGGGAGTATTAGACTGTCGATTATATGACCTGAAAGTTCAACTTCTCTTGTATTCATTACAGCACCCTTTTATGATTTTAGGGATAGAAGATCGTGGAGGATCTTGGCAGCGTTGATGGAAGTCTGATCGCCTTTACTTGAAGATGCAACTTCCACTATATCAACACCGACTAGTTCTTTTTCAGCTATAATTTTGATGAGTTTTTCCATTTGGAATGGTGTGAGGCCACATGGGCTTGGGTTACCCACCATTGGAGCGTAGGATGGGTCGAGGACGTCGATGTCAATTGTCAGATATATAGGTTTTTTTATGCTTTTGAGTCTACTTGTAAGTTCTTCTGCATTTTCTCGGATCATTTGTGGTGTGTAATATTCGATGTTATGTTCTCTAGCAAATCTTGTTTCTTCCTTTGATGCTGATCTAACCCCTATCATGATCATATTCTGAGGTTCGAGTTCATATACTCTTCTCATTACTGTTGCATGGGAGAATCTCCCATTGTAGTAGTCTCTGAGGTCCATGTGCGCATCGAAATGGATGATAATAGGATTTGTGTGTTTGAGGGCTTTTATGATTGGATAGGT
Proteins encoded:
- a CDS encoding predicted arginase/agmatinase/formimionoglutamate hydrolase; protein product: MLLYLEDSSKFAFSRREPLKEFLSSQKWEGDVFGVIGVPFDSTATYMPGARFGPSAIREASYNFERYNLTFNKELEIPNFDLGDIEVTPGNFKETSKRIVDTLNELTPHIKPLILGGEHTITYPIIKALKHTNPIIIHFDAHMDLRDYYNGRFSHATVMRRVYELEPQNMIMIGVRSASKEETRFAREHNIEYYTPQMIRENAEELTSRLKSIKKPIYLTIDIDVLDPSYAPMVGNPSPCGLTPFQMEKLIKIIAEKELVGVDIVEVASSSKGDQTSINAAKILHDLLSLKS